From Chloroflexota bacterium, a single genomic window includes:
- a CDS encoding CoA ester lyase, with protein sequence MSFVHTTNADGWFVTPSREQQAARTGTLVRRSSLILPVNVRRFVERAYTRRADAIVLDLEDSIPPSEKAAARTLVQEAIGLAGRGGADVLVRINKPFALAIADLDAAIWPGLTGIVFPKVESAIEVHIVDRLIAERELARGLPVGGIDVSVLVESALGVQHMAEIACASPRVVALSLGAEDFTRDIGVSPSAAGEEQAYGKGMVIVAARLAGIQPHGLSSTLADYADLAGLERSAARARALGFRGASCIHPTQVAILNRCYGPSEAEVLYARRVIEIYAEAEASGRASIALDGKMIDIPIVERAQTLLARAEAIAAREARTRAALAAAGES encoded by the coding sequence GTGAGCTTCGTCCACACCACCAACGCCGATGGCTGGTTCGTCACGCCGTCTCGGGAGCAGCAAGCGGCTCGGACGGGCACGCTCGTGCGCCGCTCGTCGCTGATCCTGCCCGTCAACGTCCGCCGGTTCGTCGAGCGGGCCTACACGCGCCGCGCAGACGCCATCGTGCTCGACCTGGAGGACAGCATCCCACCGAGCGAGAAGGCGGCAGCCCGCACGCTGGTGCAGGAAGCGATTGGCCTGGCCGGCCGGGGCGGCGCCGATGTCCTGGTCCGCATCAATAAGCCGTTCGCGCTGGCGATTGCCGACCTCGACGCAGCGATCTGGCCCGGGCTGACCGGCATCGTCTTCCCGAAGGTCGAGTCGGCCATCGAGGTCCACATCGTCGACCGGCTGATCGCCGAGCGCGAGCTGGCGCGCGGCCTGCCCGTCGGCGGCATCGACGTCTCGGTGCTGGTCGAGTCGGCGCTCGGCGTGCAGCACATGGCCGAGATCGCCTGTGCCAGCCCGCGTGTCGTGGCGCTGAGCCTGGGCGCTGAGGATTTCACCCGCGACATCGGCGTCTCCCCCTCGGCAGCGGGCGAGGAGCAGGCCTACGGCAAGGGCATGGTCATCGTGGCGGCGCGGCTGGCCGGCATTCAGCCACACGGCCTGAGCAGCACCCTGGCGGACTACGCCGATCTGGCCGGGCTGGAGCGCTCGGCAGCGCGGGCGCGGGCGCTCGGCTTCCGGGGCGCAAGCTGCATCCACCCGACGCAGGTAGCGATCTTGAACCGTTGCTACGGCCCGAGCGAGGCTGAGGTCCTGTACGCTCGTCGGGTGATCGAGATTTACGCCGAGGCTGAGGCGTCCGGCCGGGCCTCCATCGCGCTGGACGGCAAGATGATCGACATCCCGATTGTCGAGCGGGCGCAGACGCTGCTGGCACGCGCTGAGGCGATTGCGGCCCGCGAGGCGCGCACTCGGGCGGCGCTGGCGGCCGCCGGCGAGAGCTGA